Proteins from a single region of Xenopus laevis strain J_2021 chromosome 9_10S, Xenopus_laevis_v10.1, whole genome shotgun sequence:
- the suz12 gene encoding suppressor of zeste 12, protein MAPQKHGGSSGPTSKSNATASLLPVRKPKMEQIQADHELFLQAFEKPTQIYRFLRTRNLIAPIFLHRTLTYMSHRNSRSNAKRKSFKVNDLLLKVEKMKGDQESHSVSAHLQLTFTGFFHKIDKPSQNSENDQSSVTLEVLLVKVCHKKRKDVNCPIRQVPTGKKQVPLNPELNPAKPSSFPSLAVSSNEFEPSNSHMVKSYSLLFRVTRQGRRDFNGLTNGETNENIDVSEELPTRRKRNSSSIDEGEKTFVAQMTVFDKNRRLQLLDGEYEVAMQEMEDCPVNKKRASWETILDGKRLPPFETFSHGPTLQFTLRWTSDTPDKSTAPIAKPLATRNSESLPQEHKPSSVKPAQTIAVKESFSSDLQARKERDVSTEQRQKLRIFYQFLYNNNTRQQTEARDDLHCPWCTLNCRKLYSLIKHLKLCHSRFIFNYVYHPKGARIDVSINECYDGSYAGNPQDIHRQPGFAFSRNGPVKRTPITHILVCRPKRTKASMSEFLESEDGEVEQQRTYSSGHNRLYFHSDTCLPLRPQEMEVDSEDEKDPEWLREKTITQIEEFSDVNEGEKEVMKMWNLHVMKHGFIADNQMNHGCMQFVENYGPEIVQKNLCRNFMLHLVSMHDFNLISIATIDKAVTRLREIQQKLEKDVCVAPPSEEPPEEPNRTTNSFMESNGKDQALENDCVSGPPKHSKKQKP, encoded by the exons AACCAACACAGATTTATAGATTTTTGCGAACAAGGAATCTCATAGCT ccaatttttttgcacagaacCCTCACCTACATGTCGCACAGGAATTCCAGATCAAATGCCAAAAG GAAAAGCTTCAAAGTTAATGACCTGCTGTTGAAAGTGGAAAAAATGAAGGGAGATCAGGAATCCCACAG tgtatcCGCTCATTTACAGCTGACATTTACTGGTTTCTTCCATAAAATTG ATAAGCCATCGCAAAACTCAGAAAATGATCAAAGCTCTGTGACTCTGGAGGTTCTGCTTGTTAAAGTTTGTCACAAGAAACGAAAG GATGTAAACTGTCCCATACGCCAGGTTCCTACTGGGAAAAAGCAGGTGCCTCTCAATCCAGAGCTGAACCCAGCAAAACCATCCAGTTTTCCTTCACTCGCTGTATCCAGCAATGAATTTGAACCCAGCAACAGCCATATGGTCAAATCCTACTCTCTGCTTTTCCGGGTGACCCGTCAGGGGCGAAGGGATTTCAATGGATTAACCAATGGAGAGACTAATGAAAACATAG ATGTCTCTGAGGAGCTTCCAACTCGTAGAAAGCGCAATTCATCCAGCATAGATGAAGGAGAGAAGACATTTGTGGCACAGATGACTGTATTTGACAAAAACAG GCGCTTGCAGCTACTGGATGGGGAATACGAAGTTGCAATGCAGGAAATGGAGGACTGTCCTGTAAACAAGAAAAGGGCCTCGTGGGAAACCATACTGGATGGAAAG AGGCTGCCTCCGTTTGAAACATTTTCTCATGGACCAACCCTTCAATTTACACTTCGGTGGACAAGTGACACCCCTGATAAATCTACTGCCCCTATTGCCAAGCCTCTAGCCACCCGCAACTCAGAGTCTCTCCCTCAAGAGCATAAACCTTCATCTGTCAAACCTGCACAGACAATTG ctGTGAAGGAATCCTTTTCCTCTGATTTGCAAGCCAGAAAGGAACGTGACGTTTCCACTGAACAACGGCAGAAGCTAAGGATATTTTACCAG ttcctgtACAATAACAACACCAGGCAGCAGACTGAAGCCAGAGATGACCTGCACTGCCCATGGTGTACATTAAATTGTCGCAAACTCTATAGTTTGATCAAACACCTAAAACTCTGTCACAGCAGATTCATCTTCAACTATGTG TATCATCCCAAAGGTGCTCGGATCGATGTTTCGATCAATGAATGCTATGATGGCTCTTATGCGGGAAATCCGCAGGACATTCATCGCCAACCAGGCTTTGCCTTTAGCCGCAACGGGCCAGTTAAAAGGACTCCAATCACTCACATCCTTGTCTGCAG ACCAAAGAGGACAAAAGCAAGTATGTCTGAATTCCTGGAGTCTGAAGATGGTGAGGTGGAACAGCAGCGAACATACAGCAGTGGCCACAATCGCTTGTATTTCCATAGTGACACGTGCCTTCCTCTCCGGCCCCAGGAAATGGAGGTGGACAGCGAGGATGAGAAGGATCCAGAGTGGTTAAGGGAGAAAACCATAACT CAAATtgaggaattctctgatgtcaaTGAAGGGGAAAAGGAGGTGATGAAAATGTGGAATCTGCATGTTATGAAACATGG GTTCATTGCAGACAATCAAATGAATCATGGCTGCATGCAATTTGTAGAGAACTATGGACCCGAAATCGTTCAGAAAAACCTGTGTCGAAACTTTATGCTTCACTTGGTGAGCATGCACGATTTCAATCTAATCAGCATCGCAACCATAGACAAAGCAGTGACGAGATTGCGAGAAATCCAACAAAAACTGGAGAAGGATGTGTGTGTGGCTCCCCCTAGTGAAGAGCCCCCCGAAGAGCCAAACAGAACCACAAACAGCTTCATGGAATCGAATGGAAAAGACCAAGCACTAGAGAATGATTGTGTCTCAGGGCCACCCAAACACAGCAAAAAGCAAAAGCCCTGA
- the suz12 gene encoding suppressor of zeste 12 isoform X1, translating to MAPQKHGGSSGPTSKSNATASLLPVRKPKMEQIQADHELFLQAFEKPTQIYRFLRTRNLIAPIFLHRTLTYMSHRNSRSNAKRKSFKVNDLLLKVEKMKGDQESHSVSAHLQLTFTGFFHKIDKPSQNSENDQSSVTLEVLLVKVCHKKRKGRYNDSVAVQASPRSAGNDPKLEGQHFLGDVNCPIRQVPTGKKQVPLNPELNPAKPSSFPSLAVSSNEFEPSNSHMVKSYSLLFRVTRQGRRDFNGLTNGETNENIDVSEELPTRRKRNSSSIDEGEKTFVAQMTVFDKNRRLQLLDGEYEVAMQEMEDCPVNKKRASWETILDGKRLPPFETFSHGPTLQFTLRWTSDTPDKSTAPIAKPLATRNSESLPQEHKPSSVKPAQTIAVKESFSSDLQARKERDVSTEQRQKLRIFYQFLYNNNTRQQTEARDDLHCPWCTLNCRKLYSLIKHLKLCHSRFIFNYVYHPKGARIDVSINECYDGSYAGNPQDIHRQPGFAFSRNGPVKRTPITHILVCRPKRTKASMSEFLESEDGEVEQQRTYSSGHNRLYFHSDTCLPLRPQEMEVDSEDEKDPEWLREKTITQIEEFSDVNEGEKEVMKMWNLHVMKHGFIADNQMNHGCMQFVENYGPEIVQKNLCRNFMLHLVSMHDFNLISIATIDKAVTRLREIQQKLEKDVCVAPPSEEPPEEPNRTTNSFMESNGKDQALENDCVSGPPKHSKKQKP from the exons AACCAACACAGATTTATAGATTTTTGCGAACAAGGAATCTCATAGCT ccaatttttttgcacagaacCCTCACCTACATGTCGCACAGGAATTCCAGATCAAATGCCAAAAG GAAAAGCTTCAAAGTTAATGACCTGCTGTTGAAAGTGGAAAAAATGAAGGGAGATCAGGAATCCCACAG tgtatcCGCTCATTTACAGCTGACATTTACTGGTTTCTTCCATAAAATTG ATAAGCCATCGCAAAACTCAGAAAATGATCAAAGCTCTGTGACTCTGGAGGTTCTGCTTGTTAAAGTTTGTCACAAGAAACGAAAG GGCAGGTACAATGATTCAGTGGCAGTGCAAGCTTCCCCACGCAGTGCTGGTAATGACCCCAAGCTGGAGGGCCAGCACTTTCTAGGG GATGTAAACTGTCCCATACGCCAGGTTCCTACTGGGAAAAAGCAGGTGCCTCTCAATCCAGAGCTGAACCCAGCAAAACCATCCAGTTTTCCTTCACTCGCTGTATCCAGCAATGAATTTGAACCCAGCAACAGCCATATGGTCAAATCCTACTCTCTGCTTTTCCGGGTGACCCGTCAGGGGCGAAGGGATTTCAATGGATTAACCAATGGAGAGACTAATGAAAACATAG ATGTCTCTGAGGAGCTTCCAACTCGTAGAAAGCGCAATTCATCCAGCATAGATGAAGGAGAGAAGACATTTGTGGCACAGATGACTGTATTTGACAAAAACAG GCGCTTGCAGCTACTGGATGGGGAATACGAAGTTGCAATGCAGGAAATGGAGGACTGTCCTGTAAACAAGAAAAGGGCCTCGTGGGAAACCATACTGGATGGAAAG AGGCTGCCTCCGTTTGAAACATTTTCTCATGGACCAACCCTTCAATTTACACTTCGGTGGACAAGTGACACCCCTGATAAATCTACTGCCCCTATTGCCAAGCCTCTAGCCACCCGCAACTCAGAGTCTCTCCCTCAAGAGCATAAACCTTCATCTGTCAAACCTGCACAGACAATTG ctGTGAAGGAATCCTTTTCCTCTGATTTGCAAGCCAGAAAGGAACGTGACGTTTCCACTGAACAACGGCAGAAGCTAAGGATATTTTACCAG ttcctgtACAATAACAACACCAGGCAGCAGACTGAAGCCAGAGATGACCTGCACTGCCCATGGTGTACATTAAATTGTCGCAAACTCTATAGTTTGATCAAACACCTAAAACTCTGTCACAGCAGATTCATCTTCAACTATGTG TATCATCCCAAAGGTGCTCGGATCGATGTTTCGATCAATGAATGCTATGATGGCTCTTATGCGGGAAATCCGCAGGACATTCATCGCCAACCAGGCTTTGCCTTTAGCCGCAACGGGCCAGTTAAAAGGACTCCAATCACTCACATCCTTGTCTGCAG ACCAAAGAGGACAAAAGCAAGTATGTCTGAATTCCTGGAGTCTGAAGATGGTGAGGTGGAACAGCAGCGAACATACAGCAGTGGCCACAATCGCTTGTATTTCCATAGTGACACGTGCCTTCCTCTCCGGCCCCAGGAAATGGAGGTGGACAGCGAGGATGAGAAGGATCCAGAGTGGTTAAGGGAGAAAACCATAACT CAAATtgaggaattctctgatgtcaaTGAAGGGGAAAAGGAGGTGATGAAAATGTGGAATCTGCATGTTATGAAACATGG GTTCATTGCAGACAATCAAATGAATCATGGCTGCATGCAATTTGTAGAGAACTATGGACCCGAAATCGTTCAGAAAAACCTGTGTCGAAACTTTATGCTTCACTTGGTGAGCATGCACGATTTCAATCTAATCAGCATCGCAACCATAGACAAAGCAGTGACGAGATTGCGAGAAATCCAACAAAAACTGGAGAAGGATGTGTGTGTGGCTCCCCCTAGTGAAGAGCCCCCCGAAGAGCCAAACAGAACCACAAACAGCTTCATGGAATCGAATGGAAAAGACCAAGCACTAGAGAATGATTGTGTCTCAGGGCCACCCAAACACAGCAAAAAGCAAAAGCCCTGA